In Methanobrevibacter millerae, a single genomic region encodes these proteins:
- a CDS encoding helix-turn-helix transcriptional regulator yields the protein MPISLTDDYLTDFQGEIKFLVNSEIRLKILGYLFNSPVSIKQIEEKTNLSYSTILDNINKLEQKGFIYSMDDKFYLYNTVKLKLNFILYFNKSSNFIKENINFLNNSLINNGIDSHRDLSALEESKLVESNHIDIFKATEIFQRSLMGFKFLKGIFPYFHPNHHDIISYWIDNECTVELILPNDVSQAITNFIKDYVPKSKNIKNKYVRLKPNDNNIQFAFTLSDKCLVLAFYHKSGVFNQNAVITSTSQDAISWGLKLFEEYEKLCGDYVCLENIIYPKNGGNNY from the coding sequence TTGCCAATTAGTCTTACTGATGATTATTTAACTGATTTTCAAGGAGAAATAAAGTTTTTGGTTAATTCTGAGATTCGTTTAAAAATTTTGGGTTATTTATTTAATTCTCCTGTATCTATTAAACAAATTGAAGAAAAAACTAATTTAAGTTATAGTACTATTTTGGATAATATTAATAAACTCGAACAAAAAGGTTTTATTTATAGTATGGATGATAAATTTTATTTATATAATACTGTAAAGCTAAAATTAAATTTTATACTTTATTTTAATAAATCTTCTAATTTTATAAAAGAGAATATTAATTTTTTAAATAATTCATTAATAAATAATGGCATAGATTCTCATCGTGATTTATCTGCCCTTGAAGAATCAAAATTAGTAGAATCAAATCATATAGATATTTTTAAAGCTACTGAAATTTTTCAACGTTCTTTAATGGGATTTAAATTTTTAAAAGGAATTTTTCCTTATTTTCATCCGAATCATCATGATATTATTAGTTATTGGATTGATAATGAGTGTACTGTTGAATTGATACTTCCAAATGATGTTTCTCAAGCTATAACAAATTTTATAAAAGATTATGTTCCTAAAAGTAAAAATATTAAAAATAAGTATGTTAGATTAAAACCAAATGATAATAATATTCAATTTGCATTTACTCTTTCTGATAAATGTTTAGTTTTAGCTTTTTACCATAAATCAGGAGTATTTAATCAAAATGCAGTAATTACTTCAACTAGTCAAGATGCCATTTCATGGGGTTTAAAACTATTTGAGGAATATGAAAAATTGTGTGGGGATTATGTTTGTTTAGAAAATATTATTTATCCAAAAAATGGGGGGAATAATTATTGA
- a CDS encoding helix-turn-helix transcriptional regulator, with the protein MGGIIIESEFFNGINNLKDFNMIRFLIASELRLKLLLSIYKSSKSIKELELEFNKKSSNISRGLNELKEYNLITRLPDKKFSITSSGFLLVENLDHLMINFENIDKKSEFWENHTINSIPNKFLKELSLFNDSTIIKSSPMEFSKPINVYLKNISQSKDIFMILPIYSKIFMDCIYDTIINHNGYLDLITTKDIFDLIIKSDSEKYFKSLVRNKKINYYLVEDIANIFFTATNTFSSLFLFFDNLVFDNSEMFFIDDENLVKHAIRFYDSYKSYLFE; encoded by the coding sequence ATGGGGGGAATAATTATTGAATCTGAATTTTTTAATGGTATTAATAATTTAAAAGATTTTAACATGATAAGATTTTTAATTGCTTCAGAATTAAGATTAAAATTATTATTAAGTATATATAAATCTTCTAAATCCATTAAAGAACTAGAATTAGAGTTTAATAAAAAATCAAGCAATATTTCAAGAGGTTTAAATGAGTTAAAAGAATATAATTTAATTACAAGATTGCCGGATAAAAAATTTTCAATAACTTCTTCTGGTTTTTTACTTGTTGAAAATTTAGATCATTTAATGATAAATTTTGAAAATATAGATAAAAAAAGTGAATTTTGGGAAAATCATACTATTAACTCTATTCCAAACAAATTTTTAAAGGAATTGTCACTTTTTAATGATTCTACTATAATTAAATCAAGCCCCATGGAATTTTCAAAACCGATAAATGTATATTTAAAAAATATTAGTCAATCAAAAGATATTTTCATGATTTTGCCTATTTATTCTAAAATATTTATGGATTGTATTTATGATACTATTATTAATCATAATGGCTATTTGGATTTAATTACCACTAAAGATATTTTCGATTTAATTATAAAGTCCGATTCAGAAAAATATTTCAAATCTTTGGTGAGGAATAAAAAGATTAATTATTATCTTGTTGAAGATATTGCAAATATATTTTTTACAGCTACAAATACTTTTTCTTCATTATTTCTCTTTTTTGATAATCTTGTATTTGATAATTCGGAAATGTTTTTTATTGATGATGAAAATCTAGTAAAACATGCTATTCGATTTTATGATTCTTATAAATCTTATCTATTTGAATGA
- a CDS encoding NAD(P)-dependent alcohol dehydrogenase: protein MATFKGFAMKKIGETGWVEKEVPKCGPMDAIIKPTCVSPCTSDIHTVWEGAIGERTDMILGHEAVGEVVEVGSLVTKFSPGDKVIVPAITPDWDDEAAQRGFPSQTTEPLGGWKFSNFKDGVFGERFHVNMADGNLAHLPEGLSDEGACMLVDMWSTGMMGSENADIPLGGTVLVIGIGAVGLSAIAGAKLLGASKIFAAGTRPISVKVAKEYGATDIINYKEGTIDEQVRDLTNGEGVDSVIIAGGNLENTWKEAISSAKAGGTVSNVNYLSGADNVFIPRVEWGCGMSNINIKNGLCPGGAVRMERLAALALVGRQDPELLVTHKFRGLEKIEDALYLMKEKPKDLIKPVVLLDLD from the coding sequence ATGGCAACTTTTAAAGGATTTGCAATGAAAAAAATTGGTGAAACTGGATGGGTTGAAAAAGAAGTTCCGAAGTGTGGGCCTATGGATGCAATTATTAAGCCAACTTGTGTATCTCCATGCACTTCAGATATTCATACTGTATGGGAAGGTGCAATTGGCGAAAGAACAGACATGATTTTAGGTCATGAAGCTGTTGGTGAAGTTGTAGAAGTAGGTAGCTTAGTTACTAAATTCAGCCCGGGTGATAAAGTTATCGTTCCTGCAATTACTCCTGATTGGGATGATGAAGCAGCTCAAAGAGGTTTCCCATCTCAAACAACAGAACCGCTCGGCGGTTGGAAATTCTCTAATTTCAAAGATGGAGTATTTGGTGAAAGGTTCCATGTAAATATGGCAGATGGTAACTTAGCTCATTTACCAGAAGGATTATCTGATGAAGGAGCATGTATGTTGGTAGATATGTGGTCTACCGGTATGATGGGATCTGAAAATGCAGATATTCCTTTAGGTGGAACTGTTTTGGTCATTGGTATTGGTGCTGTGGGGCTTTCTGCAATTGCAGGTGCTAAATTATTAGGTGCAAGTAAAATATTTGCTGCCGGTACCCGCCCAATATCTGTGAAAGTCGCTAAAGAATACGGTGCAACTGATATAATCAATTATAAAGAAGGCACCATCGATGAACAAGTAAGAGATTTAACTAATGGTGAAGGTGTTGATTCTGTAATTATTGCTGGAGGTAACTTAGAAAATACATGGAAAGAAGCTATTTCTTCTGCAAAAGCCGGTGGAACTGTTTCTAATGTTAACTATTTGAGTGGTGCGGATAATGTATTTATTCCTCGTGTAGAATGGGGATGTGGTATGTCCAATATTAACATTAAAAATGGATTATGTCCTGGTGGTGCTGTAAGGATGGAAAGACTTGCAGCATTAGCATTAGTAGGTAGACAAGATCCTGAATTATTAGTTACTCAT